TGGCGTGGGAGATGACGATGAAGAGTCAGGGCCGCACCCTCAAGTCAGACTCACACCAGTTGCATGACATAGGTCATCCTTTGTTGTGTTAGATAGCAAGCCCCTTTTCCCAGTGCTTGCCGGTAACCCCAAGTGTTTGGAGGGGTGAGACAGGAGCATCaaaaattggaggccagcctaggcaacatagtgagactctttATCTCAAAATAATGGCTGGATGTGTATAGCTCAGTGATGTAGATCACATGCAGAGATCAGTCCAGACATTTAACACTCAAAGTGGAAGCTGTGTTGAACTCGTAGGATATCAAGCATCAGCTTAACCCCTTAATCCTGTGAGAGTATCAGACTTGGTTAGTCTataagtccagcacttgggagacagaaacaggaagatcgtTCATTACACATTTAAGGCCAACTTGAATTACAGAGTAAGATTCTATCTTTGAATAAATAATCCTCTGAGAAATGTATTCTAATATTCAGATACAGAAAGGGTTGCAAGGAGCAGCTAAGTAACTTCCCCAAGATCACACCTCTCAGAAGTGGCAGAGGTGGAACTTGAACTTAGGACACATGTGTCAAGTCTGTTATGCTGATGCAAGCGTCGGGCTCCTGAGAGGCTAGGATGCTTCAGCTCCGCAaactgctctctgcctctgtctgcacaTGCACTGTGGCTTCACCTTCCCCAAAAGAGATTCCGCAAACTGAGCTTCCAGCCTCCGGCATCCTGGCTGCTTCTGCCTTGCATCTCTTCAGAGCGCTCCCATGAATGCCTACTCCAGATTCCAGCCCTGTGCCTGCCACTTCTTACCTATGGTGCCATTCATCATCAGTCATATCACAACCCAAGGCTGCAAGGGAGCAGTTGTTTTACAAGTGGGGAACTGAGGACCAGAGATAGTTCTTAAATTCATATTCTCCAAGCCACCagagtatatttaaaaaaaaaaaaaaaaaacaacaaaaaacctcatCCATTGTGACCTATATGTTTTCAGGCCTACCTTGCTTTACTTCTTAGTTGGGAAACATCTGGGATGTCTTTTGTGACCTTTGTTCACAGTTCTTAAACATCCCTGCTTCAGGCCAGCACTGAGCTCAGCATCTTCCCTGCCTTATCTGATCCTCACATGCCTCTTTGAGATAGGCCATATGCTCATCCTCACACACAGGTAAGGTGGCCCAAGCCTGGGGAGGCTATCACTAAAATAACCCCACAGGGCTGTGAGAACTAATAACTACTCTAGAACACTAAGGCCTTGGTTTGCTGAACTCGTGCTAGTGTAGTTTGGGAAAGAACATAAATTCCCTGCCTGGCCAGGAGGTGGAGTATGCTGGGTAACAATGCTTTTAAAGCTAGGCTGGTCCTAAGCAACAGACCTCATAGTAGGCATGAAAATGAGGATGCTCCTACCCTGGGGGCTATGGTTCATTTGGCAGCTGGATTTTACATTTGTAAAAGCCCAGTTCTTTGTCAATCAGTACATGGAAGTCTAGAAGTACATTTCTTGACAAGAAACTGATGTAGAAGGCACATGGGCCAGACTTGGGATTTCTAACTCTTCCccaaattttacataccaagtgTGCCTATGTCCACTTTGTCAATAAGCAAAGCAAATCACTAAGAGTTCAGAAACCTCAATTTGAATCGCAGCTGAGATTCTGGCTCCCTGTGTGACCCTGGTCAGGCCATCCCCTAAGAGACTCCACATCTACAGAGTGGGAACAATAATGTATACCTGCCAGGGCTCTTATAAAAGGTGACTGGGGAGAACAGCCATAAATGGATATTAGCAGGGACTGTTAAGAGTTGTGATTGCCCATGGGGGCTCTGTTTGCCGAcctgctttgtctttctttccagcCCCTTCATGAATAAGTTTTTTCCAGCCAACTTCCCAAATCGCCAGTATCAGCTGCTCTTCACACAGGGCTCTGGGGAAAACAAGGAAGGTCAGTGGTACTCACTTCCCTCtgtcccctttttgtttctgtaataCTGGGTTCTCCAagaaacaagtaataaaaaaGGAGAAGCTCAAATCTTAACGGCCCTGGTTCGTATCCCCGCTTTGCCACTACCCAAACTTGGGAATCTGGGTGAACCCATTATTTCTGAGCACTGGGTGTTTTTACTGGAAGTTTGTTTCCTCCAtctgtaaaacaaaaatgatcatCTAACCCCGTCTTCCGTTAGGAAGTAAACAATAAGTAGAAAGCTttcagcacagtgcctggctcaTATATGCACTCGGTAGGAGCTGTACCAGACAGCTCCTGACATGTCTGTCCCTGGTGATGGCTTTACCtaagctttgaaaaataaaactgaagatgcGTTAGTTATCGTATGGATTCAAAAATGGTGACAAGAGTAATGATGGCTTGACCAAATGCAAGATAATTCTCACACATGAGAAGCCTGTGGAATGTATTCTATTCTCTCCTGGTTGCCAAGCGGATTCTACCTTTTCCCTCCGAACGGTGATGAGATGGTTCGTCTCTGCGTCAAATACGTCTGTGCCAAATAAATgattattggatttttttttaaaggctaagCCTGTTTTTCTTAATGACCACGGAGCCTTCCGGGTTCCAAACCCCCctccgcgcccccccccccatctacgCCGGCTCCATTACTCGAACCCCTGGGGGGGGTGTCTAGAATGGCGATCACTGCGCAACCGTAAGAAAGATAGGCGCATCCTTATTGGCTGGTTAGTGTGCCCGTAAGAGGTGGCGCGGTTCGACGCACGGCCAGTCCGATCCCGAAGTGGCGGTCCATCCGTAGACGTGGATGCTCTGACGTATCTTCCGGCCCAGGCCCCACCCTTTCTGCAATCGGATGTCCGTAGAAGGACCGGAAGTCGGGAGAAGAGGTGTGGGGTGACCACGTGGGGGTCAGTGGAACGGAAGTAATACGATCTTACGCAGCCGTAAAGCGCGGTCGGTCGAACCATTTTCCGGTTAGCGACAACGGCCGGCTCGGACGCCGGTGCTATCCTTCCTGTAGACCGCAACTCGGTGAGACCTTCGGCAAATAACGCTTCACCTCAGCTTTTCCCTTTCGGCGCCCCTTCACCAAGATCATGTTCAAGAAATTTGACGAGAAAGAGAGTGTGTCCAACTGCATCCAGCTGAAAACTTCCGTTATTAAGGGTATTAAAAGCCAACTGACTGAGCAGTTTCCAGGTATCGAACCGTGGCTTAATCAAATCATGCCTAAGAAAGACCCCGTCAAAATAGTGCGATGTCATGAACACATGGAAATCCTTACAGTCAATGGAGAATTACTGTTTTTCAGGCAGAGAAAAGGACCTTTTTATCCAACGCTGAGATTACTTCACAAATACCCGTTTATCTTGCCACACCAGCAGGTCGACAAAGGAGCCATCAAATTTGTGCTCAGTGGTGCAAATATCATGTGTCCGGGTTTAACGTCTCCCGGAGCGAAGCTCTATGCTGCTGCGGTAGATACCATCGTGGCGGTCATGGCAGAAGGCAAAGAGCACGCCCTGTGTGTCGGAGTCATGAAGATGGCTGCAGCAGacattgagaaaatcaacaagggGATCGGCATTGAGAATATCCATTATCTAAATGACGGGCTGTGGCACATGAAGACGTATAAGTGAGCCTTAGACGCAATGCACTTGagctaaatataaatattgtgttgtatctgtgtttgtgtctgtatatgACATCATGAAGACAATGCCTCTGTGGTTATGCTGAATAAATTCAACagatacctttaaaaaatgaaacggGGTGTTGTAACCACAGGAGAGAGCAGGAATTGGGGGACAAGTAACAGTTTGCTGCACTTTGGGATCACAGAAGTGGTCGTACTGTGTTAGGAGATTTGGTAGCATCCAGAGAGGTCTGGCATCGGGGTCTCTACTTAGGTGCTCCCAACAAGAGCTGCCTTCGAGATTCCCTCTTGACtacttcatctctctctctctctctcctctctgcttgggAAGGGTTACCAGCCATCCTCTTGGTATCTGAAATTCTGGACTTGGCAGGAGTAGCATTCCTTGGGAACCCACTGTGTTCCATTCCAGGCACTGTGCCACTGTGCTGAGGGCATTGTAGAACCTTCCTCACTCCTCACAACGGCCCCTTGAGGAAGGTGCTGTTGACttttttacagataaggaaacaaaCTCTATAAAGAGGACTCTTCCTCCCCCAGGGTCACCCAGCTTCAGGTGGCAGAGCTTATATATCCCAACACCCTCATTTGATCTGGGCCTACATTCCCCCTATAGAAAACTAAGGGGTTGGGGGTGGGCCCAGTGAGCTTTCCCCAGCCTAAAACCCCTGCCAGTCTGAGGCAGCCACGGCCAAGCACATGGGCCTGTCTGGCCATGCGGGCAGCCATGTCCTCCACCttccaggggggggggggggggggggggggggggggggatagccTCACTCTGAGGAGTGGACTTACCTGGCCTCTCTGCCCAGAGATCATCAACTATGAGTTTGACACCAAGGACCTGGTGTGCCTGGGCCTAAGCAGCATTGTTGGTGTCTGGTACCTGCTGAGGAAGGTAAGCAGTCAGGGCCTGAGCAGAAGGGGAGGTTGGGGAGATGGTAGGATGGGGCACAGTGAGCTGGTCTCACTCCCACCTTTCCCCAGCACTGGATTGCCAACAACCTCTTTGGCCTGGCCTTCTCCCTTAATGGGGTAGAGCTCCTGCACCTGAACAACGTGAGCACTGGCTGCATCCTGCTTGGCGGACTCTTCATCTATGACATCTTCTGGGTGAGTCAGGCAGGGACATGATGTCCAGCTCTAAGGGCCCTCCTCCACCTCCCGGCTTCCCTGCGTCTCTACCATCTCTGTCCGCATGGCAGTCTGATGGAGTTTGTACCCCAGAGCAGGTCTGTTTCTGGTCCATCTGTAAATCTGGAGCAAAGGGATCGTGTCTCCTACCCAGTGCCTCCATACACTCTCGATGGTCTTTACAGGGGACCATTGAGTCTTGTGTCTCTAGGGCAAATGAGTTGAGACTCGGGGCCGTTTGGATAGGAGTGGTGGATGCTGGTGGATGCCTGGCAAGGAGGACAGAGGTCAGCTGTGCTCGGGATGTCTGTTCACTTTCCGAGGCACTGCTGAGGGGTCTGGGATCTGCCTGACCGTAGCATCCTTTCCCTGGAAGACCTTTTGTCTTTGAATGCTGCCTAGGGTCTTTGTCTCTTAAGAGGGAGAGGAGCCTGAACAAGCAGGCTGCCTGGCTTGGGCCAGCCAGTTAtggcctttctctgtctccttcagatTTTCTCTTGCCCAGAACTACATGAATGGCTACCTCACCTTGGTGTCAGTTTGCTCTGAGCTCTCCCAGTACCCTACTCGACTCTCATACACCTCGACACCACATCTAGAAGCCTAAGGACAGCCTTTCTTGCCCACCCACCTCCCTTTAGActcctgtcttttccttctaGGTATTCGGCACCAACGTGATGGTGACTGTGGCCAAGTCCTTTGAGGCACCAATCAAATGTAAGTGACCGCCTGCCACCACCAGGCATCGTCCTCTCTACCCCCGTTGGCTCATCATCCCCGTTAATGTCAGAACCACTCTTTATTTCCTCGCCATTGATTCATCTCACTGTGCTGTGTTCTTGatctgtctctccatccccaccccgcCTTGGGTCACTTGGTCATGATACCATGTGACATGAAGTATCTAGGAATGGGAATACGCGTAGAGGAAAGGTGCTTGGCAACCTATCAAGGCTTGCTGTGGTTTTCCAGAAGTCAAGACCTTCACACTATCACACTCACTGGGTCCCCCTTGTTACCTGAGTACCTGGTGCTCTCTGGTCTACCAACTCTGACCATAccttggttttgtatttttagaaTACCCATTGTTTACACAAGTATTAGAAAACCCACCTGTAGGGGCTCAGGGTGTAATAGCTCCGTCCAGCATGTGTGAGCCCTGGGGTTCCATCCCTTGCAcctctgaaagaaagaaggaaaaataagatcCATAACACAGGCATTGGGCACATTCCTGTTATCCCAGTactccagaagctgaggcaggaggattgcaaatttaAGACTATCCTAGTCTACATAACaactgtcaaaaaaacaaaaaaaaaaacccagcatgatGGCTCAGCTGCCACAGTTCCACAGTTCTTGCTGCCTGACCTGACAACCCGAGTTGGATCCGTAGGACCACATGCAGGAAGgcgagaaccaattcccacaagttgtcctctgacctctgcatggaCACTGTTgtacatgtactcacacacatacaaaagtaaagaaatgtaaaggtttttttttgggggggggacccAAGCTAATCGGtagtgcgcacctttaatcctaactctcagcaggcagaggcaggtggatctcttgagtttgaagccagcctggtctacagagtgagttccaagacagccagagctgcacagagaagaccctgtctcaaaaaacaaaaacaaaccatgtGTACCAATGTCTTTAAACAAGGAGAGTTTCTGGATGTTTATGGAAATATATGTCAGGTAGCTGaaaccatcctggaactcactgtgtggctaACGGTGGCTTTGAACCTGTGCACCTTCTGCTTCCATCACCAAAGTGCAGGGATCACTGGGTCTGACTAAGCAAGGGGAAATTTTATCAGATTTCTGTAAGCCTGGGTAGAGCAGCTCAACAATGGGTTAATGCCCTTAAGTGGAATCACCAGCACCAAGGTTATTtccatcctcccacccccccaTTCTCAGCATGCATGTTACTGATCCCTTAGCTCACCTTTCCATGGTCTGTGGAGGGGACCACGCTTCTAGCATTAACTCCTCACCCAGATGCGGCACAGAGGGAACCACTTTTTGTCTTCCCTTGGGAAGAGTGTTTTTGGTGTGTCCCCCAccccaagaaaaaaacaacagcaaaaacctggGGAAGCTCCTTTCGTGTTTCATTGCCCAAGTCATATTACAGAGCTACAGGCATAGCCAGTACTGTACTGTGTTTTCCTACGGTGCATGAGGGCTTGGGTTCTTTAGCTGAGCTTGGTACCACTCAGTGTTAATCCTGGTACTTGAGTGAAAATTCGAGACCCGCCAAGGCTACACAGCTAGACCATCTCAGAAACAGTCCAAACAAACAACTTCCCTGCCTCAGCAAGTCAGACGAGAAAGCAGATTAACTTAGACTCTCAGCCCTGGCTGAGTTCCAAATCACCTAGGACCACAAGGCTAAGGCTCCAGGATTGGACCAGAGATGGTaactgggaagagggagaaatgaCCTTGAGAGGATGTGCAGGCCTCTGTAGGATTGTGGCAGCAAGCAGTTGGGGTGAAGTCAGCATAGGGCTTCTTCCTCATGGGTCCCTTAGCAGCATAGAAGGAGAAGTGAAGATGAACGAAACCTTTGGTTAGAAGATCCCAGATCCTTCCTCACTCTAAGAGCTGCCATCTCCTGTGTGAGTCCTACTTAGAGGGCTGGAGGTCGGCAGCCTGAGTATAGGCTCCCTGACCTTCATCTCATCCCTGCCTCTCTCCGCAGTGGTGTTCCCCCAGGATCTGCTGGAGAAGGGCCTTGAAGCGGACAACTTTGCCATGCTGGGGCTTGGAGATATCGTCATTCCAGGTGATTGCTGGGAGACTGGGGAGGAGTGCCATGGATTTTACCATgaggtgggtgggtaggtagcCTTACTATTGGGAGTGGGGGCGATTGGGTGAGCGCTTGGCACATTCCCTCTCAGTATGTTTGTGGTTTTGATGGCATAGGGCAGCTCTTTTCCCCTCCATTTTGGACTTAACCAAAGAAAGAGGAGCCCAAAAGCCCTGAGCTTCAGGTAAACATGTTCAGAATGACCCTGAACATGTCTTCTTGCCATCCTGGACTGCTTGGCCTAAGGGGGTGCCCTGCTGGTGGGAGAAAAAGCCTGCCTGGCCTTTCTCTCAGTTCCTGAGGGCAAAGAAGCTGCAAGTTTGTatctttatctgtctgtctgcctatcaggGATCTGTCTAGCTCCCAGTTTTTTTAAGGACTGATAGAGACCCACATCATTGTTAGCAGTGGGCTCCCTGACTGTGGAAAGGGTGTCCTGCAGAGAGGACGGGAATGTGGCTCAGTAGCAGGATAAAGCTTAGCTTAAAAGCTCACCGTCAGAACTGGTCAAGGACAGTAATGACAGGGAAATGATGGCGACAGCTCCTACTACTCACCGGGCACTGTGGTGGGAGCTTCCTTGGATCATTCTGCTACTCCCAGCAGCTCCGGGGAATAGGGGGAATTTCTGTATTCAGGTTAAAGGAACAGGCCAACTTGTCTGAGAGATTGGGCTTAACataccccacccctacccacccCCAAGTATCCCCATGGCATGCAGCACTACCAGGTAACAACACAGGAGAGAGCCAAGTCCTGTGGTAGAGGTGCTGGCATGCGCCTCTGACCCCAGACACAGAcagggggtcctgagttcaagaatagtctgcttcacagagaaaccctgtctcgaaaaaaaaaaaaaaaaagaatagtctgCTTAGTTGGTCAACATgtcttaaaggggaaaaaaataataattccagCCCTCTGGCAATGGACAGACACCTCATTGGTGGTGATCAGTGACACTAGATTGTGGTCCTGTGTTCATCCTAGCTTGATGCCTGGCTTGGTGGCCAgcgctgttttgttgttgttttttttgttttgtttttttgtttttgtttttttttttggtttttcgagacagggtttctctgtagctttggagcctgtcctggaactcccttggtagaccaggctggcctccaactcacagagatccgcctgcctctgcctcccgagtgctgggattacaggcgtgcgccaccaccgcccggcggccagcgctgtttttaaagaaaataatggaatTACACAAAATTTTGCCTTacagcagtggctctcagccttcctaatgctgcgaccctttagtagAGTTCCTCACGTCGTGGGGACCCCCCCAACCATTACACTTTtgtcactgctacttcataactaatctTGCTACTGCTGTGGATCATAAcgtgaatatctgtgtttcccagtAGTCTcgggcaacccctgtgaaaagacTTGCTGCCTTGCAGAGACCCAATGTCTAGCTTTGCCAGTCTCCTTGGAGCATGGTTCTGGGCTTTAGGAGCACACTTATTCTCTTCCTATTAGTCTCTGCAGGACCCGTATGTGGGTCCAAATCGTCCAGCAGTCACATGTCCAGCCCAGAAAGCAGCATGTTGAAACGCCTCAGCTGCCAGGAGTTAGTACAGTAGCAGAGCCCCCGCCCATGGTTTAGCTTAGAGCTGTTACGAGTGTCAGACACCAGGGGGCGCTGAGCTCCAAACACTGTAGAAAAGGCAGCTCTGGCCGGTTTTTTCCATCCAACTCTCCTCTCACAGCCCTCACTGAGAATGACTCATTTCCCTCATCAAGCTTTAGCTTCATAGGGTGGGGAGTGTGCTCGGTGGTAGAATCCTTTCCTAGCGTGCACAGTTGTGGGCCTGGGCTCCAAACACAGCGCTGCAAAAATACCCGTTCATCATGCTTGCTAGCTGACGCTTCTGATGGACTTGTGCTTCCGCTCTTGAACGGCTGTCCTTAGCTAAATGAGAATTAGTCTCTGTCCTGTGTGAGTCCAAAGGCCAGTAAATGGGGAAGCTCTGTAAAGATGTGGGGTGTGCGCAGCATGCAGAGGTTGGACTGGCTGGCCCTATCGCAGACACTCAGAATTCTGGGGCATCTGGACTTGGATTTGAAGTGTGAGCCAGGTGTTAAGGGACAGCTAGCATTCCTGAGCTCCTGGGGTACCTCCCAGTGGTCTGCGACTTCTCTTACCAGACAGCGGCCACAGGGGTCTCTCTGGACCTGTTTAAGTTGTCCTCCTGCCCAGAACCCCGAGCCTGCTGCATGACGGTCTGTGCCATGTCTCCCTCCTACAGCTCCACAAAACACGCTTTTCACTCTCCCTGGCCAGTGTCACTTTGAAGAAACCCTCTTCAGACCAGATCCCACCCCAGTCTACCTTTGAGGACATAAGAAGTCCATTTTTCAGTTAGAGGAGGCCTAGGTTTCCTGTTAGAGTCGTCTGTCACAACTGCTGTCATCCTCCAGCCGCCTTGCCCCTTGGCTGAGCTCTGAGAACTGTGCTTCCCTTGATCCTACACTGTGCCTGGTCAGTGGGTACAGAGATGGCCCGTTGTGACACAATATGGTTCTAGCGGTGGGGGAACCAGCCTTCTATCAGGTAGCTGtcctgctccctctccccatccctgacCTTCTaaccctccttttccccttcaggGATCTTCATTGCTTTGCTGCTTCGTTTTGATATCAGGTAAGCAAGGGAGGGCgcagcctggcctggcctggggtTCTCCCAGCATTGTCCAGTTTTCAGGAGCCCAGAGAAGGTACCTCCACCCACACATCCAGAGAAATTCTCATTTCACCTGCATTCTTAagtgttttttggtttgtttttgttctaagTCCTTTTAGTTGAGATTGGTGCTTGTAGCTCTGTGCCCTTGGTGGGCAGTCTGACCTCGGGAGCCTCAACCTCACATCCATGGTGGTAAACCAGAGTCAGGAGAGCACTGAGCACAGCCTGACCTCGGTGGCTTTGGGGACAGTGAGCTGCAGCTGGCGTTTGTCAGACTACACTCAAGTCACTATCCATTCTAGTGGGCCCTGTGCgctctctccagcctttcctcAGGCTGTTGTAGAAACTGAACCTAAGGCTGAACTGGAGCTCAGAGGAGCACTTGTCGGCCATGCACGGCCAGACTCAGTCCCCACCAGGCCTTCACCCCAAATTTACATTCTGTGGGGGTAACCTAGAACCCAGATTTTTCCCCCAAGAGATTTTATGCTAGCTAAAAATCTTACAGGTGGTTTTAGATAATATTTGTTGTTTACAAATGGGCTTATGGCTTTCTCATTTTGCAAAGATTTAAACTGAGCATGAACAAAGAAAGGTAACTTGTCTAAAGAGACTTAACTCGGGGTACATGGCCCTCCAGACTCCCAGCCCAGAGCtttcccacacacacatgcaactaGAGGGTTCCCCAGAAAAGATGCTACTGCTCTaacctcttccttctgccttccttgAAGCTTGAAGAAGAACACCCATACCTACTTCTACACCAGCTTCGCCGCCTACATCTTCGGCCTGGGCCTCACCATCTTCATCATGCACATCTTCAAGCATGCTCAGGTGAGCAGAACAGCCCTTGGCATGGCACAATGCGTCCCTGACAGTAACAACTCACAGAAAGCTGCTCTGTCACCTGCACAGGCAGCTCAGACCTGGGCATCTGAAGTGGTAGGAAAACAGTCATGTTTGTGGTTGCTTTTGACTTGCAGGGACGTGGCAGCTGCTCCTCTAGGTAAAAGGTTTTTCAGCACACCATTGTCTTCTTTAGAAAAGCAGACGTTTTCCCAGCACTCTCTACCTGATTTCTGCCTATGTCCCATAAGCCAGATAATGTCATTCCAGCTACAGAAGAGGAGTATGGGGAGGAGAAAATGACTTCCCAGGCAAGCTAGCATGGATTGGGTGAGACTTAAGTGCTTCAGCCAAGTGAAAGCTAGCTACACCCAccccaggaaagccaaggctctGCCGCCGCTTCCCACAGAGGCGGGCTCCAGTTACTCCAGTTCACCACAGTGAACTGTACAGtgttcttttgggccaccaaccaggtCCCAAATCATggacagagacttattaattttgaatgctCAGCTTAGCTTaggctcttttaacttaaattatcctgtttctctttatttacctTTTGCCCCAAGGATTATTaccttcttccttctgtatatctttttttcactgcttctctgtATTGACTGGcacctgcctggcttcttgcccctcGGTGTGTCtcgttctttccttctctcctcttgaGCCTCGAtttctcccatttattctctatgcctgccagccccacctatccttctcctgcctagctataggccattcagctctttactacTCCATCAGCTGCCCCAGGCAAGCAAGGTGAAACTAATGCAGCAAGCACATCCTTACCTCGTGAGCGCGgcataaacaaatacagcacacCTTTGCACAGTTAAAGTAATGGTCTGCCACAGTGAGCAGCGCACATGTGTGAAGGCCGGGGTCCCAGTGGCCTGGAGCAGGGAGGCCGGCAGGGACTGGGCAGTCAGGACTGTCTCCTCTTGTCTAAGGACATAAGGCACATGGCAGGCCCTGTG
This portion of the Microtus ochrogaster isolate Prairie Vole_2 linkage group LG8, MicOch1.0, whole genome shotgun sequence genome encodes:
- the Hm13 gene encoding minor histocompatibility antigen H13 isoform X2; its protein translation is MDSALSDQHNGSTEASSPANGTTRPPSTPEGIALAYGSLLLMALLPIFFGALRSVRCARGKSSSDMPETITSRDAARFPIIASCTLLGLYLFFKIFSQEYINLLLSMYFFVLGILALSHTISPFMNKFFPANFPNRQYQLLFTQGSGENKEEIINYEFDTKDLVCLGLSSIVGVWYLLRKHWIANNLFGLAFSLNGVELLHLNNVSTGCILLGGLFIYDIFWVFGTNVMVTVAKSFEAPIKLVFPQDLLEKGLEADNFAMLGLGDIVIPGIFIALLLRFDISLKKNTHTYFYTSFAAYIFGLGLTIFIMHIFKHAQPALLYLVPACIGFPVLVALVKGEVAEMFSYEESNPKDAATGTESKEETTEASASKKLEKKEK
- the LOC101991298 gene encoding malignant T-cell-amplified sequence 2, translated to MFKKFDEKESVSNCIQLKTSVIKGIKSQLTEQFPGIEPWLNQIMPKKDPVKIVRCHEHMEILTVNGELLFFRQRKGPFYPTLRLLHKYPFILPHQQVDKGAIKFVLSGANIMCPGLTSPGAKLYAAAVDTIVAVMAEGKEHALCVGVMKMAAADIEKINKGIGIENIHYLNDGLWHMKTYK